From Streptomyces sp. NBC_01754, a single genomic window includes:
- a CDS encoding dihydrodipicolinate synthase family protein — protein sequence MTIHLPQGPYEPRTTPLDLAPAPDGAAPASRTVFSAAHVVADPYADAGPEGPAAVDWDATLAFRHHLWSHGLGVAEAMDTAQRGMGLDWAGAAELIRRSAAEAKAVGGRIACGVGTDQLTGPATLAEVRAAYEEQLAVVEESGSQAILMASRALAAVAKGPEDYLETYAHLLRQATEPVVLHWLGPMFDPALEGYWGSADLDAATGTFLKVIEEHPDKVDGIKMSLLDADREIDVRRRLPGGVRCYTGDDFHYPELIAGDERGFSHALLGIFDPLGPLAAHAVRVLDTGDTEGFRALLDPTVELSRHLFQQPTRYYKTGVVLLAWLAGHQDHFTMVGGLQSARSLPHLAKAYELADRLGLFPDPELAESRMRALLSVHGGTR from the coding sequence GTGACCATCCACCTCCCGCAGGGCCCGTACGAGCCGCGCACCACCCCGCTCGACCTCGCTCCCGCCCCGGACGGCGCCGCGCCCGCCTCCCGTACCGTCTTCTCCGCCGCCCACGTCGTCGCCGATCCGTACGCCGACGCCGGCCCCGAGGGCCCCGCCGCCGTCGACTGGGACGCCACCCTCGCCTTCCGACACCACCTGTGGTCGCACGGGCTGGGCGTCGCGGAGGCCATGGACACCGCGCAGCGCGGCATGGGCCTGGACTGGGCCGGGGCCGCCGAGCTGATCCGCCGTTCCGCCGCCGAGGCCAAGGCGGTCGGCGGCCGGATCGCCTGCGGCGTCGGCACCGACCAGCTCACCGGCCCGGCGACGCTCGCCGAGGTGCGTGCGGCGTACGAGGAGCAGCTCGCCGTCGTCGAGGAGAGCGGCTCCCAGGCCATCCTGATGGCATCCCGGGCCCTGGCCGCGGTGGCGAAGGGCCCCGAGGACTATCTGGAGACCTACGCCCACCTCCTGCGCCAGGCCACGGAACCCGTCGTCCTGCACTGGCTCGGCCCGATGTTCGACCCCGCGCTGGAGGGCTACTGGGGTTCCGCCGACCTCGACGCCGCCACCGGCACCTTCCTGAAGGTCATCGAGGAACACCCGGACAAGGTGGACGGCATCAAGATGTCGCTCCTGGACGCCGACCGCGAGATCGACGTCCGGCGCCGCCTGCCCGGCGGGGTGCGCTGCTACACCGGCGACGACTTCCACTACCCCGAGCTGATCGCGGGCGACGAACGGGGCTTCAGCCACGCCCTGCTCGGCATCTTCGACCCGCTGGGCCCGCTGGCCGCCCATGCCGTACGCGTCCTGGACACCGGCGACACCGAGGGCTTCCGGGCCCTGCTCGACCCCACGGTCGAGCTCTCCCGCCATCTCTTCCAGCAGCCGACCCGCTACTACAAGACGGGCGTGGTCCTCCTCGCCTGGCTGGCGGGCCACCAGGACCACTTCACGATGGTCGGCGGCCTCCAGTCCGCACGTTCGCTTCCGCATCTGGCGAAGGCGTACGAACTGGCCGACCGGCTGGGCCTGTTCCCCGATCCGGAGCTGGCCGAGTCCCGGATGCGAGCGCTGCTGTCCGTCCACGGAGGTACCCGATGA